One Roseomonas sp. OT10 DNA window includes the following coding sequences:
- a CDS encoding VOC family protein, with amino-acid sequence MPDQVPPLQGVLETALYVEDMPRARAFYEGVMGLAAMYEDERLTAYPVGGRSALLLFRRDQMNRAEHPPGGTIPPHAGSGPVHFALAVDLPDLPRWEAHLAGQGVALEGRVDWPQGARSIYFRDPDAHLVELVTPGLWAIY; translated from the coding sequence ATGCCGGACCAGGTGCCGCCGTTGCAGGGCGTGCTGGAGACCGCCCTCTACGTGGAGGACATGCCCCGCGCCCGCGCCTTCTACGAAGGGGTGATGGGGCTGGCCGCCATGTACGAGGACGAGCGGCTGACCGCCTATCCCGTGGGGGGCCGCAGCGCGCTGCTGCTGTTCCGGCGCGACCAGATGAACCGTGCCGAGCACCCGCCGGGCGGCACCATCCCGCCGCATGCGGGTTCCGGCCCGGTGCACTTCGCCCTGGCCGTCGACCTGCCCGACCTGCCGCGCTGGGAGGCGCACCTGGCCGGGCAGGGGGTGGCGCTGGAGGGTCGCGTGGACTGGCCGCAGGGTGCGCGCAGCATCTACTTCCGCGACCCGGACGCGCATCTGGTGGAGCTGGTCACGCCCGGACTCTGGGCGATCTACTGA
- a CDS encoding aldolase translates to MAHPLTERGAPSILRNSGLDAAAVRQARIDLAACFRMAARLGLSEGICNHFSALVPGRDDLMLVNPYGLAFAEVTASSLLVCDFHGNVVEGEGEPEATAFYIHARLHMRHPRAAAAFHTHMPNATALAMTEGPPLDFAGQTALKFLGRVALDEAYNGLALDAAEGDRIAASMGEADVLFMRNHGVMVVGPSIAEAWDDLYYLERAAEAQRLALSTGRRLAAVPEAVARATAAQMRAGDAESARLHLDSIKRILARHEPDFAD, encoded by the coding sequence ATGGCCCATCCCCTGACCGAGCGCGGCGCGCCCTCCATCCTGCGCAACAGCGGCCTCGACGCCGCGGCGGTGCGGCAGGCGCGGATCGACCTGGCCGCCTGCTTCCGCATGGCCGCCCGGCTGGGGCTCAGCGAAGGCATCTGCAACCACTTCTCCGCCCTGGTGCCCGGGCGCGACGACCTGATGCTGGTGAACCCCTACGGCCTCGCCTTCGCCGAGGTCACCGCCTCCTCCCTCCTCGTCTGCGACTTCCACGGCAATGTCGTCGAGGGCGAGGGCGAGCCGGAGGCGACCGCCTTCTACATCCACGCGCGCCTGCACATGCGCCACCCGCGCGCCGCCGCCGCCTTCCACACCCACATGCCCAACGCCACGGCGCTCGCCATGACCGAGGGGCCGCCGCTGGACTTCGCCGGGCAGACGGCGCTGAAGTTCCTCGGCCGCGTCGCGCTGGACGAGGCCTATAACGGCCTGGCCCTGGACGCCGCCGAGGGCGACCGCATCGCCGCCTCGATGGGCGAGGCGGACGTGCTGTTCATGCGCAACCACGGCGTGATGGTGGTGGGTCCGTCCATCGCCGAGGCCTGGGACGACCTCTATTACCTGGAGCGCGCCGCGGAGGCGCAGCGCCTCGCCCTCTCCACCGGCCGGCGCCTGGCCGCCGTGCCGGAGGCGGTGGCGCGCGCCACCGCGGCCCAGATGCGCGCCGGCGATGCGGAAAGCGCCCGGCTGCACCTGGACAGCATCAAGCGCATCCTGGCCCGGCACGAGCCCGACTTCGCCGACTGA
- the queC gene encoding 7-cyano-7-deazaguanine synthase QueC — protein MTQKGAAAVPEAGTAETGTLRDDGALVLFSGGQDSATCLAWALENFAHVETLGFDYGQRHRVELDCRRAFRFGLAAFPRWAGRLGPDHTLPLAALAEVSDTALTARSEIAMRADGLPNTFVPGRNLLFVTLAAALAYRRGLRHLIGGMCETDYSGYPDCRDDTLKALQVAINLGMDRRFVLHTPLMWRDKAETWRLARRLGGEPLVELLLEDTHTCYLGDRQQRHPWGYGCGHCPACDLRRKGWERFVAETVA, from the coding sequence ATGACGCAGAAGGGGGCGGCCGCCGTGCCGGAAGCCGGCACGGCGGAGACCGGAACGCTGCGGGACGACGGCGCGCTGGTGCTGTTCAGCGGCGGGCAGGACAGCGCCACCTGCCTGGCCTGGGCGCTGGAGAACTTCGCGCATGTGGAGACGCTGGGCTTCGACTACGGCCAGCGGCACCGGGTGGAGCTGGACTGCCGCCGCGCCTTCCGCTTCGGCCTCGCCGCCTTCCCGCGCTGGGCGGGGCGGCTGGGGCCGGACCATACCCTGCCGCTCGCCGCGCTGGCGGAGGTGTCGGACACGGCGCTGACCGCGCGCAGCGAGATCGCGATGCGCGCCGACGGGCTGCCCAACACCTTCGTGCCCGGGCGCAACCTGCTCTTTGTCACCCTCGCCGCCGCGCTCGCCTATCGCCGCGGGCTGCGCCACCTGATCGGCGGCATGTGCGAGACGGACTATTCCGGCTATCCGGACTGCCGCGACGACACGCTCAAGGCGCTGCAGGTGGCGATCAACCTCGGCATGGACCGGCGCTTCGTGCTGCACACGCCGCTGATGTGGCGCGACAAGGCCGAGACCTGGCGGCTGGCGCGGCGGCTGGGCGGCGAGCCGCTGGTGGAGCTGCTGCTGGAGGACACCCACACCTGCTACCTGGGTGACCGGCAGCAGCGCCATCCCTGGGGCTATGGCTGCGGCCATTGCCCCGCCTGCGACCTGCGCCGCAAGGGCTGGGAACGTTTCGTGGCGGAGACGGTAGCATGA
- a CDS encoding VUT family protein, with translation MNGHIRLREGLLFLAAFALTIPAANWLIGHAGTACIPDGPCVIPVGFGLLAPSGVLMVGLGLVLRDLVQRRLGFAWALAAIIAGAVLSALLAPAALVFASALAFLLSELADLVVYTPLQRRGLVLAVAASGAAGLVVDSLVFLWVAFGSLDFLAGQILGKAWMVLAALPLVAWLRRADARRGLVPADLITPP, from the coding sequence ATGAACGGCCACATCCGCCTGCGGGAGGGGCTGCTGTTCCTCGCCGCCTTCGCGCTGACCATCCCCGCCGCCAACTGGCTGATCGGCCATGCCGGCACCGCCTGCATCCCCGATGGCCCCTGCGTCATCCCCGTGGGCTTCGGGCTGCTGGCCCCGTCCGGCGTGCTGATGGTGGGGCTGGGGCTGGTGCTGCGCGACCTGGTACAGCGCCGGCTGGGCTTCGCCTGGGCGTTGGCCGCCATCATAGCGGGGGCGGTGCTCTCCGCCCTGTTGGCCCCGGCCGCGCTGGTCTTCGCCTCGGCCCTGGCCTTCCTGCTCAGCGAACTGGCCGACCTCGTCGTCTATACCCCGTTGCAGCGGCGCGGGCTGGTGCTGGCAGTAGCGGCCTCGGGCGCGGCCGGGCTGGTCGTGGACAGCCTCGTCTTCCTCTGGGTCGCCTTCGGCAGCCTGGACTTCCTGGCCGGGCAGATCCTGGGCAAGGCCTGGATGGTGCTGGCCGCCCTGCCGCTGGTCGCATGGCTGCGCCGGGCCGATGCACGGCGCGGGCTGGTTCCGGCCGACCTGATCACCCCGCCCTGA
- a CDS encoding TetR/AcrR family transcriptional regulator, protein MRAERQEERRREIEAAAYAVLSERGYAGTSMLAIARRAGASNGTLYAWYGSKQGLFAALVAANAGTVAELLRAGLDPGHDPLEALGLAGPALLRLLLGERAMALNRAAAADADAAGSGVLGRTLAEAGRGTVMPLIAGVIGRAQAAGQMGGEDAAAAAELYLSLLLGDWQLRRVIGALPLPGEAELTGRAALALRRTCLLLAWEAEAPPPQ, encoded by the coding sequence ATGCGGGCGGAGCGGCAGGAGGAGCGCCGCCGGGAGATCGAGGCGGCCGCCTATGCGGTGCTGTCCGAGCGGGGCTATGCCGGCACCTCCATGCTGGCCATAGCGCGCCGGGCCGGTGCCTCGAACGGCACGCTCTACGCATGGTACGGCAGCAAGCAGGGCCTGTTCGCTGCACTCGTCGCGGCGAATGCCGGGACGGTGGCGGAACTCCTCCGCGCCGGCCTCGACCCCGGCCATGACCCGCTGGAGGCACTGGGCCTGGCCGGCCCCGCCCTGCTCCGCCTGCTGCTGGGCGAGCGGGCCATGGCGCTGAACCGCGCCGCAGCGGCTGATGCGGATGCGGCCGGGAGCGGCGTGCTCGGCCGCACCCTCGCCGAAGCCGGGCGGGGCACGGTCATGCCGCTGATCGCCGGCGTCATCGGCCGGGCCCAGGCGGCGGGACAGATGGGGGGCGAGGATGCCGCGGCGGCGGCGGAACTCTACCTGTCCCTGCTGCTCGGCGACTGGCAGCTTCGCCGCGTCATCGGCGCCCTCCCGCTGCCAGGGGAGGCGGAGCTGACCGGCCGGGCGGCCCTCGCCCTGCGCCGCACCTGCCTTCTGCTCGCATGGGAAGCAGAGGCCCCTCCCCCTCAGTAG
- a CDS encoding P-loop NTPase fold protein — protein sequence MEAAESAGPPAGFVHTVAAIAGREPSAEAVFLLRLATHLGAATAAGRGIAPEAPAHWRSLLAAALLAPDPASRWLQQMRHAFDLEELWPAPAARARALRLAGEGAAEPAGIGSEARWFSWSAEAQIRDAGLMAAPAVAAWAEAGPGPAPNAVLQPMHLIGAAILTPVQRHGDDPAIGRGNRARQAALRAHVAGWLADAAFALDRVWDDAIRSALSDADLAAPDLPPALAAALEAVEGDKFRSWLARIAYATSPERHPDLGTWRAAGPLGRLLLGRVARSDRAAQPEWEPWLDLLEEASGGVQAGELPAGGGLLAGQGHTLLARAMALAARVHRAGEPPLTLGLHHLVGAAFAPEEADLPPAVMPFPAFRRGLSQAGCQSIRRRFLGLVQQHHAGPGRPERRSAWTDLILGERLVTTRIATDLRPQEDLLGFRRYANAFASVIADDDVQPPLAIGLFGPWGSGKSAMIDMIDAALGEIDARAALDEEPRFCRGIIRVTFNAWHYAETNLWASLFVRILEEMSRHLRQEAPPDAQDARDRSLRALDAAREAQRQAEAAVAAAELDAARAREEEARAEAALSAARRAEAEAEAARTRAREEAQAAAASRIDALDLARDAGALLDAFGHPSLVRLAGAEGERLEALLREQEQELAGAVQALEGLAGPFGRLRAILGWNRPFLLALLLAGAAAALAAACLWLLDRYGVLQAAAGAILSILGGLAALAPLWRRSHALLARAPALMGRLAEAAEQVKSRAKARAEAETRARHAAETARAEREKAETAAALTQAEAGAARAAEAARNVAAARARAEAARQAVAAAEERMAALAPERLLSRFLADRAASEEYGRHLGLPTRIRRDLDDLRGYLADLARDGAATRRADRVVLFIDDLDRCPPGVVVKVLEAVHVLLASNLFVVVVGVDVRWLRKALETHHAGQFGAGGPLDPGEFLEKIFQVPFWVPAMSGAGRRAVLEAALPEMQRTGTGLSDGPGAAPSPGPGSAAAPPAGPAEPVAATAVAEAMAPLPTLDPVRLRPAEQAALLRWGALAGGTPRRLKRFARSYLILRASLPPAEREAFLDGAAYEDVARLLAFNCAGPELWPRLAAFVASAADGASWPGEWEELGPAWHAFFGRETDPPTPAACRPWLAEVQRFGFAAGQEAG from the coding sequence ATGGAAGCCGCCGAGAGCGCCGGCCCGCCGGCCGGCTTCGTGCACACCGTCGCCGCCATCGCCGGCCGGGAGCCCTCGGCCGAGGCGGTGTTCCTGCTGCGGCTGGCCACGCATCTGGGCGCCGCCACGGCGGCCGGGCGTGGCATTGCCCCCGAGGCGCCGGCCCACTGGCGCAGCCTGCTGGCGGCTGCCCTGCTGGCGCCCGACCCGGCGAGCCGCTGGCTGCAGCAGATGCGCCATGCCTTCGACCTGGAGGAGCTGTGGCCCGCCCCGGCGGCCCGGGCGCGGGCTCTGCGCCTGGCGGGGGAGGGGGCGGCGGAGCCTGCGGGCATCGGAAGCGAGGCGCGCTGGTTCAGCTGGTCCGCGGAGGCCCAGATCCGGGATGCCGGCCTCATGGCCGCCCCGGCCGTGGCCGCCTGGGCCGAAGCCGGGCCCGGCCCCGCCCCGAATGCGGTCCTCCAGCCGATGCACCTGATCGGTGCCGCCATCCTGACGCCGGTGCAACGGCATGGCGACGATCCGGCGATCGGACGAGGGAACCGGGCACGCCAGGCCGCGCTGCGCGCGCATGTCGCCGGCTGGCTGGCCGATGCAGCCTTCGCCCTGGACCGGGTGTGGGACGACGCAATCCGCTCCGCCCTGTCCGATGCCGATCTTGCGGCGCCGGACCTGCCCCCGGCGCTGGCCGCGGCCCTGGAGGCCGTGGAGGGGGATAAGTTCCGCTCCTGGCTCGCGCGCATCGCCTATGCCACCTCGCCGGAACGGCATCCGGACCTCGGGACCTGGCGGGCGGCCGGCCCGCTCGGCCGGCTGCTGCTGGGCCGCGTGGCGCGCAGCGACCGGGCTGCCCAACCCGAATGGGAGCCCTGGCTCGACCTGCTCGAGGAGGCGTCCGGTGGGGTGCAGGCGGGGGAGTTGCCGGCCGGGGGCGGGCTGCTGGCCGGCCAGGGCCACACGCTCCTGGCCCGCGCCATGGCCCTGGCCGCCCGCGTGCACCGGGCCGGGGAGCCGCCGCTGACACTCGGCCTGCACCATCTGGTCGGCGCGGCCTTCGCCCCCGAGGAGGCCGACCTTCCCCCCGCCGTCATGCCCTTCCCCGCCTTCCGCCGCGGGCTGTCCCAGGCCGGCTGCCAGTCGATCCGCCGCCGCTTCCTCGGGCTGGTGCAGCAGCACCACGCCGGCCCCGGCCGCCCCGAGCGGCGCAGCGCCTGGACGGACCTGATCCTCGGCGAGCGGCTGGTCACCACGCGCATCGCCACCGACCTGCGGCCGCAGGAGGACCTGCTCGGCTTCCGCCGCTACGCCAACGCCTTCGCCAGCGTCATCGCCGACGACGACGTGCAGCCGCCGCTGGCCATCGGGCTCTTCGGCCCCTGGGGCAGCGGCAAGTCGGCGATGATCGACATGATCGACGCCGCGCTGGGCGAGATCGACGCCCGCGCGGCGCTGGACGAGGAGCCGCGCTTCTGCCGCGGCATCATCCGCGTCACCTTCAACGCTTGGCACTATGCCGAGACCAACCTCTGGGCCTCGCTCTTCGTCCGCATCCTGGAGGAGATGTCGCGCCACCTGCGGCAGGAGGCGCCACCGGACGCCCAGGACGCGCGCGACCGCAGCCTGCGCGCGCTCGACGCGGCGCGCGAGGCCCAGCGGCAGGCGGAGGCGGCGGTGGCGGCCGCCGAGCTGGACGCCGCGCGCGCCCGCGAGGAAGAGGCGCGGGCGGAGGCCGCGCTCTCCGCCGCCCGGCGTGCCGAGGCGGAGGCCGAGGCCGCCCGCACCCGCGCGCGGGAGGAGGCGCAGGCGGCGGCGGCCAGCCGGATCGACGCGCTGGACCTGGCCCGGGATGCGGGGGCGCTGCTGGACGCCTTCGGCCATCCCTCGCTGGTCCGGCTCGCCGGGGCAGAGGGCGAGCGGCTGGAGGCGCTGCTGCGGGAGCAGGAGCAGGAACTCGCCGGCGCGGTGCAGGCGCTGGAGGGGCTGGCGGGGCCGTTCGGCCGGCTGCGCGCCATCCTCGGGTGGAACCGGCCGTTCCTGCTGGCCCTGCTTCTGGCCGGCGCCGCAGCGGCCCTCGCGGCGGCCTGCCTGTGGCTGCTGGACCGCTACGGCGTGCTGCAGGCGGCGGCGGGCGCGATCCTCTCCATCCTGGGCGGGCTGGCGGCCCTGGCCCCGCTGTGGAGGCGCAGCCACGCCCTGCTGGCACGGGCGCCGGCGCTGATGGGGCGGCTGGCCGAGGCCGCGGAGCAGGTGAAGAGCCGGGCCAAGGCCCGGGCGGAGGCCGAGACGCGGGCCCGCCACGCCGCGGAGACGGCCCGGGCCGAGCGCGAGAAGGCGGAGACGGCGGCCGCGCTGACCCAGGCCGAGGCCGGCGCCGCCCGTGCCGCCGAGGCCGCCCGCAACGTCGCGGCGGCGCGCGCCCGGGCGGAGGCGGCGCGGCAGGCGGTGGCGGCGGCGGAGGAGCGCATGGCGGCGCTGGCGCCCGAGCGGCTGCTCAGCCGCTTTCTCGCCGACCGGGCGGCGAGCGAGGAGTACGGCCGCCACCTGGGCCTGCCCACCCGCATCCGGCGCGACCTGGACGACCTGCGCGGCTACCTGGCCGACCTCGCCCGGGATGGCGCCGCCACCCGCCGCGCCGACCGGGTGGTGCTGTTCATCGACGACCTGGACCGCTGCCCCCCGGGTGTGGTGGTGAAGGTGCTGGAGGCGGTGCACGTCCTGCTCGCCTCCAACCTCTTCGTCGTGGTGGTGGGCGTCGACGTGCGCTGGCTGCGCAAGGCGCTGGAGACGCACCATGCCGGGCAGTTCGGCGCCGGCGGGCCGCTCGATCCCGGCGAGTTCCTGGAGAAGATCTTCCAGGTTCCCTTCTGGGTGCCGGCCATGTCCGGGGCGGGGCGGCGCGCCGTGCTGGAGGCGGCGCTGCCGGAGATGCAGCGCACCGGCACCGGCCTGTCCGATGGCCCCGGCGCCGCGCCATCCCCCGGGCCAGGGAGCGCGGCTGCCCCACCCGCCGGTCCGGCCGAGCCGGTGGCCGCCACGGCGGTCGCGGAGGCGATGGCGCCGTTGCCGACCCTCGACCCCGTGCGGCTGCGCCCCGCCGAGCAGGCGGCGCTGCTGCGCTGGGGCGCCCTGGCGGGGGGGACGCCGCGCCGGCTGAAGCGCTTCGCCCGCTCCTATCTGATCCTGCGCGCCAGCCTGCCGCCGGCCGAGCGCGAGGCCTTCCTGGACGGGGCCGCCTACGAGGATGTCGCCCGGCTGCTGGCCTTCAACTGCGCCGGGCCGGAGCTCTGGCCGCGCCTGGCCGCCTTCGTCGCCAGTGCCGCCGACGGCGCGTCCTGGCCCGGCGAGTGGGAGGAGCTGGGCCCCGCCTGGCATGCCTTCTTCGGGCGGGAGACCGACCCGCCCACCCCCGCCGCCTGCCGCCCCTGGCTGGCGGAGGTGCAGCGCTTCGGCTTCGCCGCCGGGCAGGAGGCCGGGTAG
- the queG gene encoding tRNA epoxyqueuosine(34) reductase QueG: MPANAPALPATVPSPGALPRPAAPPAPAAGPAREAIRAEALRLGFDAVGFARAHLGPEVRERLAAFLAAGMHGEMGWLAERSEQRSHPRALWPEAVSVVALGMNYGPEDDPLASLALPDCGTVSVYARHRDYHDVVKKRLKALARWMVDRFAGTELKVFVDTAPVAEKPLAQQAGLGWQGKHSNLVSRAHGSWLFLGEVYTTLDLAPDAAETDHCGACTRCLAACPTDAFLGPYRLDARRCISYLTIEHRGPIPHELRSRMGNRIYGCDDCLAACPWNKFAHPTEEPALIPRTDLMAPSLAELAMLDDAAFRARFSGSPIKRIGRDRFVRNVLNAIGNSGDPGLLPAAVALCRDPDPVVAEAATWAAARLGGAA, encoded by the coding sequence ATGCCCGCCAACGCCCCGGCCTTGCCCGCGACCGTCCCGTCGCCAGGCGCCCTGCCCCGCCCCGCGGCCCCACCCGCGCCGGCGGCCGGCCCGGCGCGCGAGGCGATCCGGGCCGAGGCGCTGCGCCTGGGCTTCGACGCGGTCGGCTTCGCCCGCGCCCATCTGGGCCCCGAGGTGCGCGAGCGGCTGGCGGCGTTCCTCGCCGCCGGGATGCATGGCGAGATGGGCTGGCTGGCCGAGCGCAGCGAGCAGCGCAGCCACCCGCGCGCGCTCTGGCCCGAGGCCGTCTCGGTGGTCGCGCTGGGCATGAACTACGGCCCTGAGGACGATCCTCTGGCGAGTCTCGCCCTGCCCGACTGCGGCACGGTCAGCGTCTATGCCCGCCACCGCGACTACCATGACGTGGTGAAGAAGCGCCTCAAGGCACTGGCCCGCTGGATGGTGGACCGCTTCGCGGGAACGGAGCTGAAGGTCTTCGTCGATACCGCCCCGGTGGCCGAGAAGCCGCTGGCGCAGCAGGCGGGGCTGGGCTGGCAGGGCAAGCACAGCAACCTCGTCTCCCGCGCGCACGGCTCCTGGCTGTTCCTGGGCGAGGTCTACACCACGCTCGACCTCGCGCCCGACGCGGCGGAGACGGACCATTGCGGCGCCTGCACCCGCTGCCTGGCCGCCTGCCCGACCGATGCCTTCCTCGGCCCCTACCGGCTCGACGCGCGGCGCTGCATCTCCTACCTGACCATCGAGCACCGCGGTCCCATTCCGCACGAACTCCGTTCCCGGATGGGCAACCGCATCTACGGCTGCGACGACTGCCTCGCCGCCTGCCCCTGGAACAAGTTCGCCCATCCCACCGAGGAGCCCGCCCTGATCCCGCGCACCGACCTGATGGCGCCCTCGCTGGCCGAGCTGGCCATGCTCGACGACGCTGCCTTCCGCGCCCGCTTCTCCGGCTCGCCGATCAAGCGCATCGGCCGCGACCGCTTCGTGCGCAACGTGCTGAACGCGATCGGCAATTCCGGCGATCCCGGCCTGCTGCCGGCAGCCGTGGCGCTGTGCCGGGATCCCGACCCGGTGGTCGCGGAGGCCGCCACCTGGGCGGCCGCGCGGCTCGGGGGGGCGGCATGA
- a CDS encoding SDR family NAD(P)-dependent oxidoreductase has protein sequence MEFAGRRVVVMGGSRGIGRSIALGFARAGAAVALCARGAEGVKRARAELAEAGNPVFAGTADLSQAEDIARFIPEAAAALGGIDILVNNASGFGATDDEAGWAASFAVDMMAIVRASQAALPWLAQAAPALPGGASIVNLSSISALRASARSAPYGAIKAAVMHYTASQAKMYARQGIRVNAVAPGSIEFPGGMWEQRRLAGQPLYADTLASIPFGRLGRPEEVAEVALFLASPRASWVTGQSIVVDGGQLIGP, from the coding sequence ATGGAATTCGCGGGACGACGGGTGGTGGTGATGGGCGGCAGCCGCGGCATCGGCCGCTCCATCGCGCTGGGCTTCGCCCGGGCCGGGGCGGCCGTGGCCCTCTGCGCCCGCGGTGCCGAGGGGGTGAAGCGGGCCCGGGCGGAGCTGGCCGAGGCCGGCAACCCCGTCTTCGCCGGCACGGCCGACCTGTCGCAGGCCGAGGATATCGCCCGCTTCATCCCCGAGGCCGCCGCGGCGCTCGGCGGGATCGACATCCTGGTGAACAACGCCTCCGGCTTCGGCGCCACGGATGACGAGGCCGGCTGGGCCGCCTCCTTCGCCGTGGACATGATGGCCATCGTCCGCGCCAGCCAGGCGGCGCTGCCCTGGCTGGCCCAGGCGGCACCGGCCCTGCCCGGCGGCGCGTCGATCGTGAACCTCTCCTCGATCTCCGCCCTGCGCGCCTCCGCGCGCTCCGCGCCCTACGGGGCGATCAAGGCGGCGGTGATGCACTACACCGCCAGCCAGGCGAAGATGTACGCCCGCCAGGGCATCCGGGTGAACGCGGTCGCCCCCGGTTCCATCGAATTCCCCGGCGGCATGTGGGAGCAGCGCCGTCTGGCCGGGCAGCCGCTCTACGCCGATACCCTGGCCAGCATCCCCTTCGGCCGGCTCGGTCGCCCGGAGGAGGTGGCCGAGGTCGCCCTGTTCCTCGCCTCGCCGCGCGCAAGCTGGGTGACGGGGCAATCCATCGTCGTGGATGGCGGACAGCTGATCGGCCCCTGA
- a CDS encoding DUF3126 family protein, with translation MTPAEITAVQAHLRKQFSNNRIVVAAPKQRGGSIEVRVGDEFIGTVHRDAEDGEVSYAIQLVILAEDLNQLD, from the coding sequence ATGACCCCAGCCGAGATAACCGCGGTGCAGGCCCACCTACGCAAGCAGTTCAGCAACAACCGCATCGTCGTGGCCGCACCCAAGCAGCGCGGCGGCAGCATCGAGGTCCGCGTCGGCGACGAGTTCATCGGCACCGTCCACCGCGATGCCGAGGATGGCGAGGTGTCCTACGCGATCCAGCTCGTCATCCTGGCCGAGGACCTGAACCAGCTCGACTGA